From the genome of Candidatus Defluviilinea proxima:
CGGTTCGTGCCATGACCGCGACGACTTCATTCCTCGCATTGATTGCGGGCAGTGCATTTATAAGGTTTAAAAACGAGCAAGAAATAGAACATCAGGAACAAGCCTTGCAATCTGGCTTGGGCGCGACAGTTTATTTTTCAGGGCTACTTGTATTTCTAACAATTGCAACATGGATTGTTTTCAAGGGCATATTGCCAGTCCCTGAATCGACGAAATTAACCTGTAACCCGAATGAACAACTGGCAACAATGGTCGTTAAACCGCGATCTTATATTAATGTCGTCGCAAATGAGCGCCAAAGCAAATCTTTCCTGCCAAATATTCGTAAAGCTGACTTGAAAAAGAACCTTTCAAATTTTGATGACAGCGGTATTTGGGCTTTGCTAAGAAAAATAGAACCGGGACAGACCTTGTTACTTGACCTTAACCATGCCGATGAAGATTCCGATTCCGGTCTTGTCTGGCTAGTTGTTCCGACGGATTCTGTTCAAACCTTTAATGGGCCTAACTCTTTTTGTGCTAGACAGGTAAATAAGGAACCTATGGCGAATGGGGATTTTCTTGTCGCTACGGGCGTAGAAAATGTTTTCAACCTTCCTTGACCATGCATCTATAAACTGAGATTTGTAATCAAAAAATCCCGTCACACACTGTGACGGGATTTTGTTTTTATTGTCCCTGCAATTGCATCAGCAGTTGACGATATTGTTCTGCGTTGGGTGGTCCCATTAGAAGGATCTGATTGACAATGACCATCGCTTCTTCTTTTTTCCCAACATCCAACAGGGCTTCGGCTAGTGCATCGAGTTCCTTGACAGCATCTTCCATTCGACCGACTTGATAGTAGGCCTGGGCAAGATTGCGTCGGAGAGTAGTATCTTCTGGGTGGTCTTCGATCAGACCTTCAATGAAAGGTACCAGGCGTGCGCCGTGATTGCTCGTCTGCATATAGGAGATGAAACTTTCGAGTTCGGCATATGCCTGAGCGGGTTGACCAAGGCGTAGGCTGAGGTCGATCAGGCTCTTACGCGCGCTTTCATCATCGGGACGCAACGTGCGGATCTGTTCATAAACACGGACGGCTTGTTTCCAGTCCAGTCGTTGCATGTCAATATCGGCCATGCGTTGCAGAATGTGAACGTTCCACTGACGGTCCACGTTGGCTTGCTGGATCACACGTAGGGCGGTAGTGTAGGTCTTGCGTGCCATATCGAGCTCAGCAAGGCGGTAATAAATATCCGCCAGCTCGGTGTATTCGCGCATCGCATCTTCCATCTGTCCGCGCGCAATGAGTTGGTCGATCAGTTTTGTGCGGGCCTTCATGTCCATCGGCGCGAGTTGGATCATGCGCTTAAGGATTTTAGTTGCCTGTGTGGCTTCACCACGTACACTGTAAGCCTGCGCCACAGCGCTGAATTTTGCAATAGCTTCGGGAATGTGATTCTCTCGCACCAACAAATCGCCCATGATCGTGTGCAAAGGCAGATAGGTGGGGGCGTAGGTGATCGCTTGGAAGGCTTCATCCATGGCCGAGCGGAGAAGTCCATTGCGGGCCATTTGGTGAATATGATTGATCGCATCAAGCACCTGGCTGGATTGCGCCTGTAGGATGACATCTGCGATCGGCATGAGCATATCGCTTTTGGGCATTTGCTCACGGGACCTGTGCAAATTGTCGCGCCAATTCTTGCGCATGAGCAAGCCATTGACGTTATCACACAGACGTTTGAACGCTTCGTCATCATTTGAGGCTGATTGCGCTTCGATGAGCGGTTCATACATCTGAAGGATCTCATCCGCATTTTCGGCAGGGACAATTGCGGCATCAGCTAGTTTCAACGCTTCTAGATAATCAATTGCCGCGGCTTGCAGGCGTCCCAGTTTTTGGTTGATCTGTCCCATCAGCAAACGTGCCGCGAGGTTGAAGTCGTTGTGTTTGACGGCATGCGCAAGATGACGCAGGGATGATTCGAGTCTGTCTTCGGCGGAACGAAGCATGCCAAGGTTGAAATATAAAGCGGGATGATTAAATCCCGATTCGAGAGCATGCTCAAG
Proteins encoded in this window:
- a CDS encoding tetratricopeptide repeat protein; translated protein: MPGREDIFQKAMNEGHSFAWDQEWSKAIAAYRRALQEMPDHPKALNSLGLALFQQAEFDEALQIYKRVSQVSPQDPVPMEKLAQLLERTGHLKEAVDAALKAADLFLNQRDVDKAIENWVRVASLDPEHVLAHSRLALAHERLGHKAQAVAEYLAVASLIQRTGNMEKTAELVNKALTIMPESGEAKQAQTLLRSGQLLPKPLRPKGGTGPIAMAQVKQLDQPQKQTDSGLDPVAEARQKALTRLAEILFDYSTDDGSSAQARRGMQALMRGTGQLNLQQNEQAKVVLHLGQAIDLQSKGKDSQAADELEHALESGFNHPALYFNLGMLRSAEDRLESSLRHLAHAVKHNDFNLAARLLMGQINQKLGRLQAAAIDYLEALKLADAAIVPAENADEILQMYEPLIEAQSASNDDEAFKRLCDNVNGLLMRKNWRDNLHRSREQMPKSDMLMPIADVILQAQSSQVLDAINHIHQMARNGLLRSAMDEAFQAITYAPTYLPLHTIMGDLLVRENHIPEAIAKFSAVAQAYSVRGEATQATKILKRMIQLAPMDMKARTKLIDQLIARGQMEDAMREYTELADIYYRLAELDMARKTYTTALRVIQQANVDRQWNVHILQRMADIDMQRLDWKQAVRVYEQIRTLRPDDESARKSLIDLSLRLGQPAQAYAELESFISYMQTSNHGARLVPFIEGLIEDHPEDTTLRRNLAQAYYQVGRMEDAVKELDALAEALLDVGKKEEAMVIVNQILLMGPPNAEQYRQLLMQLQGQ